One genomic window of Rhizobium sp. NZLR1 includes the following:
- a CDS encoding extracellular solute-binding protein yields MNRREFLITSSAAAGLLALPRFASAAVGTIDLYSGSDANIVDLWNNIIRPAFEKAHPELPLKVTDAGDNNGLRAIADRALAALKTKTDPQADLFEQFDPRLPAGGIDAGLWVKLSAENIEGYGHINPLAFDTPYSLPYRGSQVLLAYDTAKLDPKDAPKSWDQLTTWIKAHPGQFIYNRPDKGGSGSNFVRRAIHEVNGRDPKKFKVDNFTVDYGTKALTPAWKLLNDLAPSLYDKGAYTSGNTQSIQLLAQGVVTMVPVWSDQVLQAISQGVLPETTGLVQLGDLALCGGFSSITVFSNGANKDAALKLAAFMLTKEIQEAIITQIGGFPAISWDHISDDLRKKYADVIPSTIPTFPSGDWEKAINDGWYRNVAPGISRT; encoded by the coding sequence ATGAATAGGCGTGAATTTCTGATCACATCGTCGGCTGCGGCGGGTCTTCTGGCTCTCCCGCGCTTCGCATCGGCGGCAGTCGGCACGATCGACCTCTATAGCGGTTCGGATGCCAATATCGTCGACCTCTGGAACAACATCATCCGCCCTGCCTTCGAAAAGGCGCATCCCGAACTCCCGCTGAAGGTGACCGATGCCGGCGATAATAACGGCCTGCGCGCCATCGCCGACCGCGCGCTCGCAGCGCTGAAGACGAAGACCGATCCGCAGGCTGACCTTTTCGAGCAGTTCGATCCGCGTTTGCCGGCGGGTGGTATCGATGCCGGCCTCTGGGTGAAATTGTCAGCCGAAAACATCGAAGGCTACGGCCACATCAATCCACTGGCCTTCGATACCCCCTACTCGCTTCCCTATCGCGGCTCGCAGGTGCTGCTCGCCTACGACACGGCCAAGCTCGACCCGAAGGATGCCCCAAAAAGCTGGGATCAGCTCACGACCTGGATCAAGGCCCATCCGGGCCAGTTCATCTACAACAGACCCGACAAGGGCGGTTCGGGCAGCAACTTCGTTCGCCGCGCAATTCATGAGGTGAACGGCCGCGATCCGAAGAAATTCAAGGTCGACAATTTCACCGTGGACTACGGCACCAAGGCGCTGACGCCGGCCTGGAAGCTGCTCAACGATCTCGCCCCTTCGCTCTACGACAAGGGCGCCTATACATCAGGCAATACCCAGTCGATCCAGCTGCTTGCCCAGGGTGTCGTCACCATGGTGCCGGTCTGGTCGGACCAGGTGCTGCAGGCGATCTCGCAGGGCGTACTGCCCGAGACGACTGGCTTGGTGCAGCTTGGCGATCTCGCCCTTTGCGGCGGCTTCTCCAGCATCACGGTGTTCTCGAACGGCGCCAACAAGGATGCGGCGCTGAAGCTTGCCGCGTTCATGCTGACGAAGGAAATACAGGAAGCGATCATCACCCAGATCGGCGGCTTTCCTGCCATCTCCTGGGACCATATCTCCGACGATCTGCGCAAGAAATATGCTGACGTCATTCCGTCGACCATCCCCACCTTCCCGAGCGGCGATTGGGAAAAGGCGATCAACGACGGCTGGTATCGCAACGTCGCGCCGGGCATCAGCCGCACCTGA
- a CDS encoding ABC transporter permease gives MRFERREHRPLYLLIVTPVIAVIAALALAGILIAIAGAPVLDAYWRILIGAFGSRLSATETLTRATPLMLTGLAAAVAFRARLWNIGAEGQFYLGAIAVAAASSKLLGDLPAPILIPLLLLIGAIAGMVLILIPLWLRLRFSVDEVVTSLLLNFIAVLFVSMLIDGVLKDPLAFGWPQSQSVSDHAMLPKLIARSRLHIGFAIAIGLAVVVHFVQSRTVFGMQSRAAGLNPTGAIFAGVPLGRTLVKVACLSGGLAGLAGAIEVMGVKGYVTTDLSPGFGYSGIVVAMLANLNPLGVVFAAIFTATMFVGADGMSRGLGIPTYIADVTVALSLLTMLIALFFTQYRIRR, from the coding sequence ATGCGATTTGAGCGCCGCGAACACCGTCCGCTGTACCTGCTGATCGTCACGCCCGTCATCGCGGTGATCGCAGCGCTTGCGCTGGCGGGCATCTTGATCGCCATTGCCGGCGCGCCGGTGCTCGATGCCTATTGGCGTATCTTGATCGGTGCTTTCGGCTCGCGGCTGTCGGCGACCGAAACACTGACGCGAGCAACGCCGCTGATGCTGACGGGGCTTGCCGCCGCCGTCGCTTTTCGGGCGCGGCTCTGGAATATCGGCGCCGAGGGCCAATTTTATCTCGGCGCCATCGCCGTTGCCGCGGCGAGTTCGAAACTGTTGGGCGATCTTCCGGCACCCATTCTCATTCCGCTCCTGCTGCTGATCGGCGCCATTGCCGGCATGGTGCTCATTCTCATTCCCCTCTGGCTCAGGCTGCGCTTCTCGGTCGATGAGGTCGTCACCAGCCTGCTGCTGAACTTCATCGCCGTGCTCTTCGTCTCGATGCTGATCGACGGCGTTCTCAAGGACCCGCTCGCCTTCGGCTGGCCGCAGTCGCAATCCGTCAGCGATCATGCCATGCTGCCGAAATTGATCGCCCGCTCACGCCTGCATATCGGCTTTGCGATCGCGATCGGGCTGGCTGTCGTCGTTCATTTTGTTCAGTCCCGAACCGTGTTCGGCATGCAGTCGCGCGCCGCCGGCCTCAATCCCACCGGTGCGATCTTCGCCGGCGTGCCGCTCGGCAGAACGTTGGTGAAAGTCGCCTGCCTGTCCGGCGGGCTTGCGGGGCTCGCGGGAGCGATCGAGGTGATGGGGGTCAAGGGCTACGTGACGACCGATCTATCGCCGGGTTTCGGCTATTCCGGCATTGTTGTCGCGATGCTCGCCAACCTCAATCCGCTCGGTGTCGTCTTCGCCGCCATTTTCACGGCAACCATGTTTGTGGGCGCGGACGGCATGAGCCGAGGCCTTGGCATCCCCACCTATATCGCCGATGTCACGGTGGCGTTGTCGCTGCTGACGATGCTGATCGCATTGTTCTTCACCCAATACAGGATCCGGCGATGA
- a CDS encoding inositol monophosphatase family protein: MASSPISARLSPTASSRLVVLAEAVVKAGETARGSLRRRTSAEMLAKAPRDYQTEIDVAVERIIVDEMTKAFPDYAIQGEEAVGNRTAGPETPIIYIDPIDGTTNYAWGLPHFGMTIAIAEGGRLVAGVVYDAMQDELFSAELGGGAYLDGERIRCAEVGDIENVLVGAGLPIPGQVKAVAEAAYFDAIKRLMANTAGVRRLGSAALSIAYVACGRLDGFFEDGLSIHDFGASALMVEEAGGIVTRFSGAAVDGPGDILAASKALYPWLKEGFATKA, translated from the coding sequence ATGGCATCCTCCCCGATTTCAGCGCGTCTTTCCCCTACCGCGTCGTCCCGCCTCGTCGTGCTTGCCGAAGCGGTCGTGAAGGCGGGCGAAACCGCCCGCGGCTCGCTGCGGCGACGAACATCGGCCGAAATGCTGGCCAAGGCGCCGCGCGACTATCAGACCGAGATCGATGTCGCCGTCGAGCGGATCATCGTCGACGAGATGACGAAGGCTTTTCCGGATTATGCCATTCAAGGCGAGGAAGCCGTCGGCAACCGCACGGCCGGGCCGGAAACACCCATCATCTATATCGATCCGATCGACGGCACCACCAATTATGCCTGGGGCCTTCCGCATTTCGGCATGACGATCGCAATCGCCGAAGGCGGCAGGCTCGTCGCCGGCGTCGTTTATGACGCGATGCAGGACGAGCTGTTCAGCGCCGAGCTCGGTGGCGGTGCCTATCTCGACGGCGAGCGCATCCGCTGCGCCGAGGTCGGCGACATCGAAAACGTGCTTGTCGGTGCAGGCCTGCCAATCCCGGGCCAGGTCAAGGCGGTCGCCGAAGCGGCCTATTTCGACGCCATCAAACGGCTGATGGCCAACACGGCAGGCGTACGCCGCCTCGGCTCGGCGGCGCTGTCGATCGCCTATGTCGCCTGCGGCCGGCTGGACGGATTCTTCGAGGACGGGCTCTCGATCCATGATTTCGGCGCCTCGGCGCTGATGGTCGAGGAGGCAGGCGGCATCGTCACGCGTTTTTCCGGTGCCGCCGTCGACGGGCCGGGCGATATCCTCGCCGCCAGCAAGGCATTGTATCCCTGGCTCAAGGAAGGCTTCGCGACGAAGGCGTAA
- a CDS encoding amidohydrolase family protein, which produces MFDLIVRNANLPDGSKNIDIGIQGGKIVVVERNLQAQAGEEIDATGRLVSPPFVDPHFHMDATLSLGLPRMNVSGTLLEGIALWGELRPIVTKEELVDRALRYCDLAVTQGLLFIRSHVDTSDPRLVTVEAMIEVREKVAPYIDLQLVAFPQDGYYRSPGAIDTLNRALDMGVDLVGGIPHFERTMGEGTASVEALCRIAADRGLPVDMHCDETDDPLSRHIETLAAETIRFGLKGRVAGSHLTSMHSMDNYYVSKLIPLMAEAEINVIPNPLINIMLQGRHDTYPKRRGMTRVRELMDAGLNVSFGHDCVMDPWYSMGSGDMLEVGHMAIHVAQMAGIDDKKRIFDALTVNSAKTMGLAGYGLEKGCNADLVILQASDTLEALRLKPNRLAVIRRGKVIARSAPRIGELFLDGRPARIDGGLDYAPRY; this is translated from the coding sequence ATGTTCGATTTGATCGTCAGAAATGCAAATCTCCCCGATGGCTCAAAGAATATCGATATCGGCATCCAGGGCGGCAAGATCGTCGTTGTCGAGCGCAATCTCCAGGCGCAGGCGGGGGAAGAGATCGACGCGACAGGTCGGCTGGTCAGCCCGCCCTTCGTCGACCCGCATTTCCATATGGACGCCACCCTGTCGCTTGGCCTGCCGCGCATGAATGTATCCGGCACGCTGCTTGAAGGAATCGCGCTCTGGGGAGAGTTGCGCCCGATCGTGACAAAAGAAGAGCTGGTCGATCGTGCGTTGCGCTATTGCGACCTGGCGGTCACGCAGGGGCTGCTCTTCATTCGCAGCCACGTCGACACCAGCGATCCCAGACTGGTGACCGTCGAGGCGATGATCGAGGTTCGCGAAAAGGTCGCGCCCTATATCGATCTGCAATTGGTCGCTTTTCCTCAGGATGGCTATTACCGCTCACCCGGCGCGATCGACACTCTCAACCGCGCCCTCGACATGGGCGTCGACCTCGTCGGCGGCATTCCCCACTTCGAACGGACGATGGGCGAAGGTACGGCCTCGGTCGAGGCGCTCTGCCGCATCGCTGCCGACCGCGGCCTGCCAGTCGATATGCATTGCGACGAAACCGACGATCCGCTCTCGCGCCATATCGAGACGTTGGCTGCGGAAACCATCCGCTTCGGGCTCAAAGGGCGCGTCGCCGGCTCGCATCTGACCTCGATGCACTCGATGGACAATTATTATGTCTCCAAGCTCATCCCGCTGATGGCGGAGGCCGAGATCAACGTCATCCCCAATCCGCTGATCAACATCATGCTGCAGGGCCGCCACGACACCTATCCGAAACGCCGCGGCATGACCCGCGTTAGGGAATTGATGGATGCGGGGCTCAACGTCTCCTTCGGGCACGATTGCGTCATGGATCCCTGGTATTCGATGGGGTCGGGCGACATGCTGGAGGTCGGCCATATGGCGATCCATGTCGCGCAGATGGCCGGCATCGACGACAAGAAGAGGATTTTCGACGCATTGACGGTCAATTCGGCAAAGACGATGGGGCTTGCAGGTTACGGCCTGGAAAAGGGATGTAACGCCGACCTCGTCATCCTCCAGGCGAGCGACACGCTGGAAGCGCTGCGGCTGAAGCCGAACCGGCTGGCGGTGATCCGTCGCGGCAAGGTCATCGCCCGCTCGGCGCCGCGCATCGGCGAGCTTTTCCTGGACGGGCGCCCGGCACGGATCGACGGCGGTTTGGATTACGCGCCGCGTTATTGA
- a CDS encoding ABC transporter permease, translated as MMQLFDIIASSGLWAAILRIATPLIFGTLGALLCERAGVLNLGIEGIMTFGAMIGWLSVYHGADLWTGLLIAGIAGGVFGLLHASLTVTLGLSQHVSGLGVTLFASSFSYYVFRLIVPLANTPPTIVPFQPIAIPGLSTLPFIGPAFFTQTAPTYLAIIIALLMAYIIFRTPVGLAIRMTGENPHAAEAQGVNPMKVRYGAVIAGSALMGMGGAFLTLSAFNSFFPTMVQGRGWICIALVVFASWRPGRALFGALLFAFFDAFQLRLQTALSGLMPYQLFLMTPYILSIAALAVMARRARVPQALMQPYRRGER; from the coding sequence ATGATGCAACTGTTCGACATCATCGCTTCATCAGGGCTCTGGGCGGCAATCCTGCGCATCGCCACGCCGCTGATTTTCGGCACGCTTGGCGCCTTGCTCTGCGAACGGGCCGGCGTGCTCAATCTCGGCATCGAAGGCATCATGACCTTCGGCGCGATGATCGGCTGGCTTTCCGTTTATCACGGCGCCGATCTCTGGACCGGCCTTCTGATAGCTGGCATAGCCGGCGGCGTCTTCGGCCTGCTGCACGCGTCGCTAACGGTGACGCTCGGCCTCTCCCAGCATGTCTCCGGTCTCGGCGTCACGCTGTTTGCCTCCAGCTTCAGCTATTATGTCTTCCGGCTGATCGTGCCGCTTGCCAATACGCCACCCACCATCGTGCCGTTCCAACCGATCGCCATTCCTGGGCTTTCGACCCTGCCTTTCATCGGGCCGGCCTTCTTCACGCAGACGGCGCCGACCTATCTCGCGATCATTATCGCCTTGCTGATGGCCTACATCATCTTCCGCACACCGGTGGGGCTTGCGATCCGCATGACCGGCGAAAATCCGCATGCGGCGGAAGCCCAGGGCGTCAATCCAATGAAGGTGCGCTATGGCGCGGTGATTGCCGGAAGCGCGCTGATGGGAATGGGCGGGGCCTTCCTGACATTGTCGGCATTCAACAGTTTCTTCCCGACGATGGTGCAGGGACGCGGCTGGATCTGCATCGCCCTCGTCGTGTTCGCCTCCTGGCGCCCCGGTCGCGCGCTTTTCGGCGCCCTGCTCTTCGCCTTCTTCGACGCTTTTCAGCTTCGGCTGCAAACCGCGCTGAGTGGGCTCATGCCCTATCAGCTTTTCCTGATGACCCCCTATATCCTTTCCATTGCCGCTCTTGCCGTCATGGCCCGCCGCGCCCGCGTGCCGCAGGCGCTGATGCAGCCCTATCGACGCGGCGAACGCTGA
- a CDS encoding ABC transporter permease subunit: protein MRTTRPGIGLRFDWIGMLFACLLTLFIALPLIVVGTWAFTQVWRYPSVIPRQFGLRFWGQTLARSDVWDALLLSLRLTATVTALSAVICLPAAYAFARMRFPGRNILFLSFLASHAFPKFGLLVAIAGIFLQLGLISTFWGVVLIQLVGTLMLMIWIPVAAFQSVDRRMEEAARDAGATPLRVFWSITLPQAAPTITAALLLTFVGTFYETEGAWLIGAPGIRTMPVLMISFINNQIVVQYGAVLSVMLWVPSFIALMFARRVIGTGAFARGFGA, encoded by the coding sequence ATGAGAACAACTAGACCGGGCATCGGCCTTCGCTTCGACTGGATCGGCATGCTCTTCGCATGCCTGCTGACGCTGTTCATCGCGCTGCCGCTGATCGTCGTCGGCACATGGGCCTTCACCCAGGTCTGGCGTTACCCGTCGGTGATCCCGCGGCAATTCGGCCTGCGCTTCTGGGGCCAGACGCTGGCGCGCTCGGATGTCTGGGATGCTCTCTTGCTCAGTCTGCGGCTGACCGCGACGGTGACCGCCCTTTCCGCCGTCATCTGTCTTCCCGCCGCCTATGCTTTCGCGCGCATGCGCTTTCCCGGCAGAAATATCCTGTTCCTGTCGTTTCTCGCATCGCATGCCTTCCCGAAATTCGGCCTGCTCGTCGCCATTGCCGGCATCTTCCTGCAGCTCGGCCTGATAAGCACCTTCTGGGGCGTCGTGCTGATCCAGCTCGTCGGCACGCTGATGCTGATGATCTGGATTCCGGTCGCAGCCTTCCAGAGTGTCGACCGGCGCATGGAAGAGGCAGCCCGCGATGCCGGCGCCACGCCGCTGCGCGTCTTCTGGTCGATCACGCTGCCGCAGGCCGCACCGACGATCACCGCCGCCCTGCTTCTGACCTTCGTCGGCACCTTCTATGAAACCGAAGGCGCCTGGCTGATTGGCGCGCCTGGGATCCGCACCATGCCGGTGCTGATGATCAGCTTCATCAACAATCAGATCGTCGTGCAATATGGCGCCGTGCTCTCCGTCATGCTGTGGGTGCCGTCCTTCATCGCGCTGATGTTTGCGCGCCGCGTCATCGGCACTGGCGCGTTCGCGAGAGGTTTTGGTGCGTGA
- a CDS encoding ribonuclease activity regulator RraA — MALSTEAIATLKAVSTATLTTVLLKKGLRNVWIRGAVPLKPGQPRIVGPAFTLRFVPAREDLATPASWASPISTRAAIEAMPEGCVAVVDAMGVTDAGIFGDILCARMQKRGVAALVTDGVVRDLAGVLDTDLPVWCRGVAAPPSVAGLTFVAWQQPIGCGGVAVFPDDIIVVDQDGAVLIPADLLEAVLAEALEQERMEAWIMTRIDDGVPLPGLYPMNAETKALYEASKK, encoded by the coding sequence ATGGCCCTTAGCACTGAAGCGATAGCAACACTCAAGGCCGTCTCGACGGCGACATTGACGACCGTTCTTCTAAAGAAAGGCTTGCGCAATGTCTGGATCCGCGGCGCCGTTCCGTTAAAGCCCGGCCAGCCGCGCATCGTCGGCCCGGCCTTCACGCTCCGCTTCGTTCCGGCCCGCGAGGATCTGGCGACGCCGGCATCCTGGGCCTCGCCGATCTCGACGCGCGCCGCGATCGAGGCGATGCCGGAAGGCTGCGTCGCCGTCGTCGACGCGATGGGCGTGACCGATGCCGGCATCTTCGGCGATATCCTCTGCGCCCGCATGCAGAAGCGGGGTGTTGCCGCACTTGTCACCGACGGCGTGGTGCGCGATCTTGCCGGCGTGCTCGACACCGACCTGCCGGTCTGGTGCCGCGGCGTCGCGGCACCTCCCTCGGTTGCCGGCCTCACCTTCGTCGCCTGGCAGCAACCGATCGGTTGCGGCGGCGTCGCGGTCTTTCCCGATGACATCATCGTCGTGGACCAGGACGGCGCGGTGCTGATCCCGGCCGATTTGCTCGAGGCTGTGCTGGCGGAAGCCCTGGAACAGGAGCGCATGGAAGCCTGGATCATGACCAGGATCGATGACGGCGTGCCGCTGCCCGGCCTCTATCCGATGAACGCCGAAACCAAGGCGCTCTACGAGGCTTCGAAGAAATAA
- a CDS encoding ABC transporter permease subunit, with product MSADTALAAPRRHQSIDRRSFLGLLLVALPVFLVGWLIIFPIFSAVVGTILIRGPEGATEFSLASYRFFFSDGYSLGNLWLTLWTTAVCGILLLAIGLPIALYLRFSQGRLAAYVQALAIFPMFVPSIILAYALIRTIGPNGTVDLLLNAVGLPKLRTPYLTPWGPVIGLVWDNLPLTVLMLTAGLSSVSNSAIEAARDVGAGPLRVFVSIILPRMGNSLLVTASFAVLGIFSAFTLPYVLGPASPEMMGPFMQRTFADMNDPLNAMTQAVITFAFCLVFGIFYIRSIARNREVRP from the coding sequence ATGTCCGCCGATACCGCGCTGGCGGCACCGCGCCGTCACCAATCTATCGACAGGAGGAGCTTCCTCGGGCTCCTCCTCGTTGCGCTGCCGGTCTTCCTGGTTGGATGGCTGATCATCTTCCCGATCTTTTCGGCGGTCGTCGGCACGATTTTGATTCGAGGCCCTGAGGGCGCGACGGAGTTCTCGCTCGCCTCCTACCGCTTCTTCTTTTCCGATGGCTACAGCCTCGGCAATCTATGGCTGACGCTGTGGACCACCGCCGTCTGTGGCATTCTGCTTCTGGCGATCGGCCTTCCGATCGCGCTTTACCTTCGCTTCTCGCAAGGTCGCCTTGCTGCCTACGTGCAGGCTCTTGCGATCTTCCCGATGTTCGTGCCGTCAATCATTCTTGCTTATGCGCTGATCAGGACCATCGGGCCGAACGGCACCGTCGACCTGTTGCTGAACGCCGTCGGCCTGCCCAAGCTGCGCACGCCCTATCTGACGCCGTGGGGACCGGTGATCGGCCTCGTTTGGGACAATCTTCCGTTGACGGTGCTGATGCTGACGGCCGGCCTCTCCTCGGTTTCGAACAGCGCCATCGAGGCCGCCCGCGACGTCGGCGCAGGGCCGCTTCGGGTCTTCGTCTCGATCATTCTGCCGCGCATGGGCAATTCCCTGCTGGTCACTGCTTCCTTTGCGGTGCTCGGCATCTTTTCCGCCTTCACCCTTCCCTATGTGCTCGGCCCGGCATCGCCGGAGATGATGGGGCCGTTCATGCAGCGCACCTTCGCCGACATGAACGACCCGCTGAACGCCATGACCCAGGCCGTCATCACATTCGCCTTCTGCCTGGTCTTCGGCATCTTCTATATCCGGTCGATTGCCCGCAACCGGGAGGTCCGGCCATGA
- a CDS encoding ABC transporter ATP-binding protein yields the protein MAHLMIEGVSKLFGSTFAVREFSLEVGDGELVCLLGPSGSGKSTLLRMIGGFERPSGGTIRIDGRDVTSLPPERRPTGMVFQSHALWTHMDVFNNIAFGLKLRRLPKSEIRQRVENALDLVGLGDYARRMTTQLSGGQQQRVALARSLVLEPKILLLDEPFASLDQHLRERLREEVRDIQQRLGITTLFVTHGQDEALALADRIVVMRDGRTEQIAPPSTIYRQPQTAFVAGFIGSMNFVESHTRNGACEHPLFPLAIPIEDGPVTLATRPEALMIRSSDRPDAATVHRVVDFGTHKMVDVDLADGSRLKAMVAPDDRIRTGMKVEPSCTSFFVYRNNELVHQSMTARGDAELGRLLPV from the coding sequence ATGGCACATCTAATGATCGAGGGCGTTTCGAAGCTGTTCGGAAGCACCTTTGCCGTTCGCGAGTTTTCGCTCGAAGTCGGCGACGGCGAACTCGTCTGCCTGCTTGGCCCCTCAGGCTCCGGCAAGTCGACGCTTCTCAGAATGATCGGTGGCTTCGAGCGTCCGAGCGGCGGAACGATCCGCATCGACGGCAGGGATGTGACGAGCCTGCCGCCCGAGCGGCGCCCGACTGGCATGGTGTTCCAGAGCCACGCGCTCTGGACGCATATGGATGTCTTCAACAACATCGCCTTCGGTCTGAAGCTTCGCCGGCTGCCGAAATCCGAAATTCGTCAGCGTGTCGAGAATGCGCTCGATCTGGTCGGCCTTGGCGATTACGCGCGGCGGATGACGACGCAACTGTCGGGCGGACAGCAGCAGCGCGTCGCCCTTGCCCGCTCGCTGGTGCTCGAGCCGAAGATCCTGTTGCTCGACGAACCCTTCGCCAGCCTTGACCAGCACCTGCGCGAAAGGCTGCGGGAAGAAGTGCGCGATATCCAGCAGCGCCTCGGCATCACCACGCTCTTCGTTACCCACGGCCAGGACGAAGCCTTGGCGCTCGCCGACCGCATCGTCGTCATGCGCGACGGACGCACAGAGCAGATCGCGCCGCCGAGCACTATCTACCGGCAGCCGCAGACAGCCTTCGTCGCCGGCTTCATCGGCTCGATGAATTTCGTCGAGAGCCACACCAGAAACGGCGCCTGCGAGCATCCGCTCTTCCCGCTTGCGATCCCCATCGAGGACGGACCCGTGACGCTGGCCACCCGTCCTGAAGCGCTGATGATCCGGTCCTCGGACCGGCCGGATGCCGCGACGGTCCATCGCGTCGTCGATTTCGGCACGCATAAGATGGTCGATGTCGATCTGGCCGACGGCAGCCGCTTGAAGGCGATGGTGGCGCCGGACGATCGGATTCGGACCGGAATGAAGGTCGAGCCGAGCTGCACCAGTTTTTTCGTCTACCGCAACAATGAACTCGTCCATCAATCGATGACGGCAAGGGGCGATGCGGAGCTTGGGCGGCTGTTGCCGGTCTAA
- the msrA gene encoding peptide-methionine (S)-S-oxide reductase MsrA, whose amino-acid sequence MTEERAVLAGGCFWGMQDLIRRYKGVISTRVGYSGGDVPNATYRNHGTHAEAIEIIFDPARISYREILEFFFQIHDPSTRNRQGNDVGASYRSAIFYASPEQERVAKDTIADVDASGLWPGKVVTEVVPVSDFWEAEPEHQDYLERIPNGYTCHFVRPGWKLPVRQKIA is encoded by the coding sequence ATGACCGAAGAACGTGCAGTGCTCGCCGGTGGCTGCTTCTGGGGCATGCAGGACCTCATCCGCCGGTACAAGGGCGTGATTTCGACCCGGGTCGGCTATTCCGGCGGAGACGTGCCGAATGCCACCTACCGCAACCACGGAACCCATGCCGAGGCGATCGAGATCATCTTTGATCCCGCAAGGATTAGCTATCGCGAAATCCTCGAATTTTTCTTCCAGATCCATGACCCGAGCACGCGCAACCGCCAGGGCAATGACGTCGGTGCGAGCTACCGCTCGGCGATCTTCTACGCCAGCCCCGAGCAGGAGCGTGTCGCCAAGGATACGATCGCCGATGTCGACGCATCCGGCCTCTGGCCCGGCAAGGTCGTCACCGAGGTCGTGCCGGTGAGCGATTTCTGGGAGGCCGAGCCCGAGCATCAGGATTATCTGGAGCGGATACCAAACGGCTACACCTGCCATTTCGTCCGGCCAGGCTGGAAGCTGCCGGTCCGCCAGAAGATCGCCTGA